Below is a window of Gossypium hirsutum isolate 1008001.06 chromosome A12, Gossypium_hirsutum_v2.1, whole genome shotgun sequence DNA.
ACAATCTAAGTGGTAATTTTATTctactttctttatttttaggttctgtttttatttatttatttattactattttcatGTTTATGACTGCATCCCACCATCATCCCATTTAtcttgattgtgcagaccaaaaaattgaagaaaatcaataatcgattttattttaattttagatttattaaatctaattttggttttgtttaaaattttttaaaaataataatcaaagtacaacataataattataattttttaaattaaaaaaatcgatTCGAGTGCATGGTGGTCGTGGTCATTTCTGAAACTGAGGAAATAAATAGCTAGTAGGGTCGAGTCTACATCTATGTTTTGTCTTTTTCTAAACGTCTAATTTTATGGAAGGTCCTTATACTAtgtttttttacaaattagtccttatactataatttaatcatttttaattattacttttgaaatgtgtattttaaatattaaatctaacTTTTCTGcctagtttttttaaaaaaatttatacatatatatatgataaccTAACCTATATAATCTGGTATCCCACTTCAAATCCATATAAAcataaaacttgtttattttattgaaaacacatttttatttctatttatcaaATGTGTTTctcatctttaaaaaaataaaaactattttttgaaaatgaaaatataaaatattttcagaaaTCAAACCCAACCTTAATTTCAAGAATAAAAATACACATTTTGAAAATTAGATAAATTATACATCATCAATTTATAATAGACAgactaaattcatcaaaaatacataatacaaggaccttttacaaaaattttcatttttttaaaactttgggTTCCAAATTCCAACTCTTTTTACTCATCTTAACTACTCCCCCATCACCCATATTTTCCTCTTCATTATTTCATTATCACCCAAAAAGGCCAAAACCCCACCACTCTCCCCGCCTCTCTCTCTCCCCCCTCCCTTGAACAGAGGCTAAACTCTTGGGGGGGATAAAGAGATAAGAGAGAATCCAAGCAACACACATACACAAAACCCTTAGCTGCCACCAAAGCCTCTTTTGAAGATATAGTTTTTAAGGGAGCATTCATTCTGAGGGGAATGTTGTCTGGACCGGGGACACTTGTGTTTCTAATCCATTTTCCCTGCAATATTGTTCTGGCCATGGGGATCTTTATATTGCTTATTTTTGTAATGGATTAAGGTTGTACTAGTGTCGTCGGACCAGGCTTCATTCCCCCCAATCATTGCTCCCATATGCAACTCCCATGGACTGCAGCATGTAAAAAAGGTTTGGGTTGTTTTTTTGGATCATTGGGGTGTTTTATTTACTGAAATTAAGGTTGTTTGTTACTTTGCAGTGCAATGATGAAAGGGTTTTTGACCAATTTGTTAAAGTTTCATcattactttcttttcttttctttttttctgtcAGTACTAAGTTTGTAAACCCTCTTTTCTAGTTCATCATTACTCAGATCTTTTTCCATGAtggcttcttttttttctttttatctcatCTGTCAGTTTTATGCTTGTTTCATGCTGTTATTAAGATCTGGTTTTCAAGTTTGGTCAAACTTTATCTCTAGGGTTTCAAGTTGGAGATGATGTTTACAGACATATTCACTTATATATTCTCAAATATACAGATCTGCACTACATGTTACCAGATTTGCATGGATAAGAAAATGCTTTAGGTCTTAAACTAAATATGATGCAGTAAtagttttgattatatatatatagctagcTTGTGTGTCTTTGGAATGAATAAGGAATGTAATATTTAAACTCTTTTTACTGTTGATAAGACTAATTTTTGAGAAAGTAATGTTAACATAATTtctattttgtaaaatatattttACTATTACATCCATTAATTGCTGATGGCTTTTTGCATGAAAGAGCTTTGCCAATGGAAGTGTGGGTATGATGAAAGGAAAACTACTTACTTTGGCTTTGTTATTATTACATCTTACCTAAAAATTGATCAACAAGAAATGTTGAATGTTTGTAAttcagtaaaaaaataataataacatcttTATACTaccattttaataataataatttcttttattttattttttttgtaaaaaaataagaatttttatataataaatgatACCTTTGTTATatttggacttatttgattctttttaataaagattaaattgatccatttaataagaGACCTACGAGATATTTTAACCAGTTTTTATCGATCAAAAACTAGCTTAGTTTTTTATTAACTTTGTTTTCTAGTGTGGCAAAAGATGTTTATTACCCAAGAAATTTTTTAAGCTTACATTACATTTttagagaaaagaagaaagggttttaatcacatcaaacttGGAATCACATGCCACCACTTGAACCGGCATATAAACATATCTTGTGATCCTATGCTCGGCTTGatttcatttcatctcataaaaaGTTTTCAATATTGTCCACCAGCTACTTCCCATCAGCTTTGAAGGACCCGTGATTTGAAACTATATGTCGGGTGCTAGCGTAGCCATTGCCAATCTTTGAATGGCCGAATGTTTTCCCAATGTGGTTGAGGCACTTTGATTATCAACCTATTTGAGTTCGTAGctttaaataaagttaattttaacTTGACCCCTTAACATATCTTGGCTTCAATCATGGATCTTAGCTAACTCGTTGGATGCATTTAGCTACTTTCCCATCAGTTGTAGGTCCCATCACTTGAACCCATATTGAGTGTTATGTGTTAGATTTGTAaaacaaatctgaaataaaatttaataaactaagatctatcatgtcaaatcatcaaaaataaatcaataacaaaactagatgcggaagtgTACCTGAATTCATGAATTCCTTGAAGTTTTACCGGACCTttgcatattagttctaatcaaattctaatgagcccatcattaattagaatttgattagaactcaattactagagtatctacacatatttgactcatactttatttaataattaaagcccaataaaattttaaccaaattagatcacttttaatttgggctaacctatcatgatagtaaataataacatgtaattacccttattatatatgtgatgtccatattttccaacacaATGGCCATTGCGAACATGTGTTCTTATTATTAGTATTAGGGATAAACATAAAAACTACACATGAGCTTTATTTCGATGTGCAATTCAatgcataaattttgatttggtgcaattacatatgcaaaattttaattGTGATTCAAATATGCgcattaaaatttaactttgattcaattgtatacatttaagaaaatcaaaattcatgtatagcATTGCACATAGAACTAAAGTTTATGTgtagttttattatttatccCTTAGTATTATTCATGATAAGCTCAATAAtagttatgttttaaattttaataaaaaaatcatataaagttaataaatattaaattaaaactcaaatctatatttatataaaaaatttaaataaatgaatttaaattaatcatttaaaaatataaattaatttgagTACATTTTAATATCCATATATTAGGCAGGACTTAATAgattagataaataataaaatcattaacACCATATATCGAAACCCAACTTGATTCGACCCATAAATACCTTTATACTCTTTTGAagctaaaatttatgaaaaataaaaatggaaagtgACCAGATTTGGGCTAGAGCTCAATGTATTTGGAGATCAATAAGTCCAAGTTGTCATTACCCATTGGATCAATATTTTAAAGTCCAAACCCTTTCTTTTTTACTGAACTAATGTTTTAGGTATCTAGACTCAACCCAAATTTAATAATtcgaataaaatatgtaattatactaataaattttaatttaattatcaatataattatctttttttttctggaTAAAAATGGTTATTTGTACActtatgtaattatatatattttttttaataatcttattatatttttttgacaaaaattttagaattactCATAGCctcttaaataataaatagaaggataatgcgcttcaatgtactcaatctcacgtcctcctatattaataataatgtccGAAGCAAATTTTGACGAAAGCAGTGACGAGATATTATGAACTACTAACTCTATTATAAGGTGAAAGTTTAGGACAAATTCTCAATCATAatcacaaaaagaaaaagaaaaaaagtttataAAGTTGTTTTTGATGCATGTGGTGTACGAATAAAGGGATGGACACAATTTGACCAACGATATTTTTTTAATAgggttaatataacttttagtccctaaatttaacAATTAGGTCTAATTTgatgtttgtatttttttgggTCCATTTTTGCTACTTGAACTTGGCAAATGTAAAAGTTTGATGATGTACCATTATGAGAATTTGCGATGTcatcacctaaaattttaaacgTGGCACAATATCAGAGTTCTCCATCATCAAATCATGAtagaattcaaattcaaaaatccAAATTCAAGTACTGAAGTAAACTTAATTgtcaaatttaaggactaaaagttatattaacccttttgaatatttttagccTACAATTCCATTTTAGTGGAACtccatatatgtacatgtatgtgGTGATTTGTACCATTGGATCATAGCCCTACATTTGGATAAGTTTATGTTTCAAATAATTGAGTTTAagtcaaatcattattttaattttttttttctatgttcattaaaaaaaatattattatttgcataaaaaaagaaagaaagaagaataaTCGGTAGGCCTTTAACATCTTTAAATAATAACTTTTGCTCTCTTCAAAAAGCTACTCTCCCCCTCCCCCACTTTGGATGGTGTTTTCATTGCCCACCACTTCCTTCTTTCACTTTGAATCATTTTCACCCCCGCTTTATAGTCAAGTGTCACTCTACTACCACTcttaattatcatatttttttccCATCactaagaaaagaaaactttgttttgtagtaaaaataatgtgttaaatgtgattttttatCTGATTTCGGGTAGAAGATGTCTAAGAATTGAATTCAAGATTAGATGTTCAGTGATGGAATGTGAAATCAAGTCTAGTaaagaaatttaatgaaaattttttaaaattgggagAGCTTGTCCTTTTTTCTTGTACTATGGTTTAATgtgtacgtgtatatatatatatatatatatatgagtatatttaAAAAGATTAACAACCCTAAAATGATTTTGAAAGATTCTCTTTGAAATATTTCATTggagacttttttttttttttaagattcaaGATGTCCAAAAAAAGCATGATGTACTATTATAATGTACTATGAACATAGTCCTAGAAAAAAAAACCTATCAATTTGTTATTCTCCATCTTTATATGAGTGATGAGTTCTCAAcatcaattgaattttttttaagattgaACTAACCCTAATTTTGCCCTACTTCCACTTTAATggcttatttttctttttaatttatgtttggtttttaaataattaGTAACACAACAACATTTTTAATACTTATTCTTCCCACAATTTCAGTGCaagaaaatcataattttattactttaattgcGACTATGTCGGTAGCTTTTAATGACTAAAAAAATATTGAACCAATTTGATATATCGATAAAATGATGGGTtcgattaaatgaaaaagatgattaAAGGCATTGCTTTtcgattatatttttatttgatctGAATTCGAAAATTTATTTAGAGTAGAAGAAAATTGTTGGAATTTTTGGGAATGATAGATGTTCTATAATAAGAATGCATCATTATAAGTGGAGTGTGGACTTGTAGTTGACCTTTGCTAGTGTGTTACACTGTGCCTAATGCGTTGCAGCTGTGGTATCGGCGTATATGGAGACTCGTTTCACCATTTATAGGATACCAATGGAATTTTGGGATTAATCCAAAATCCAAAatctaatttgattaatttgaatataatataatttaaattatttgtagaAAAGTTTGAACTCGTACAATTTCAAGTCgaaaaataacatatattcaaACTAAAAATGACACGAACAATTAATTGAAAGtcaatcaaattcaaaattattcaatttgaaAAACCCAATTAAATccaaaatgaaaaatgaagtatattttcaaaggaaataattacaaaaataaaaaaggaatgaGAACATGGAGAGGATGTTTCTCCACCAAATTTATATATGCTTAAGTACAATAGCATATTATTCTCCGTATTTAATATGCTATGCTAAATGGCATTACTTGATaaaaaggtaaaatgtatttGTTAGGTCTCTATTATAAGGATCGATTCAAATCAGTCCTCAATTTACTCCTATTACTACAAAGAATCAAAAGCTAGAGATAACATTTGCATTTCAACTCCAAACAAAAGGTTACATTATCAAAaccataaaagttttaaaaatattaaatctgtTAGAATTTGggcttatttgatttttttactaATACAAGGACTAAACTGATCCATAACAATAGTatatggactaatttgaaaaacatCCCCATACTAGAGGGACTTGAGAAAAGTTGAGGATATCATGGTCATTTCGATTTTCTGTTCTCGTTAGTCCTTTGGTTTAGGGTATTTTCTAGTTGTTACGGCAAAGGACGTACACGTACTCATTGTGGGCACCATTGTCCTTTCATCTTTTAgctaactttttttaatttaatgaataaaataattccACTACTAAAAGCTAATTTAGAGATCTTATTATAAGATATATGTTaattatgatataaaataaaataaattaaaatattatataaatataaataaataatatattgttaGCTGAATAcatcatattttaaatataattatatcatCTAAAAATACACAACGTGATAATAGTAAAACataaaattctttattttttaactgATAAGAATACactttattttttatcatattaataaattaaatcatcataatattttaatttaaaattattagttaaaaaattgaaataaaataaaaggtctGATAACTActcatttaaatataattatactttaaattacaaatattagataaaaattatactaattttaaaatagagttattgcTCTAATAAAATTCTAAGCATATTAATTATCGcttattatgttaattaattattattttgaataatgttactttgtattaattacatatattttaattatattcaataattcaaataaaaaatattgttttatgtTAATCAATGCAATTaaagatataatatttaaaaaattaattaaataataaacatgtaaaatcaCATGTAATGtatgtaatattaaaaaattaatgatcaTAAATAAtgtaatgtatatataatatagtagtaataatttgttaaatttataaatgaaattttattttcctttaacatGTTCATATTCTCAAAGTatcttttgtttattaatttaatttttgtattttttcatGTGGATAGACTTCCacataattaatatttcattttttatacaccttctcatacatacatatatatatatgaattattattttgagaaattattttatgtattattttcatCATATCATTTcactttataattatttaatgatattttagtaattttttcatGTCACTAAtacatttttttgtaatttttttaattctaaaccccgaatttcaaattttaaagttGGGATTGAGTTCAAGGTTCAAGgtaaaaaagttattaaaattatgtatcaatggCATGTAAACAATTATTGTACTGTCATtgaataattagaaaaaaaaaccatgAGTGATGTGGTGGGAAatgttcataaaataatttatctattATTGAGTGTAAGGGTGTGTTTGAtaaactattcaaaatttttatttcaataaaaatgaaaattttcaacatttaatattttaaatgtgtttaataattattttaattttcaacgaAAAAATGTTGAATAAGATAAGTGGGTAGATAGCTACTTATCGattaatgtataaaatattaagttgattttatttcattaaaaattgaaataaattatcctttttaaaaattgaaatattcaaattagcatatttatttttcatccaaaactattcaaaataatataaaatattatattaataaaataaaaaaaatttaatttttttaaaattaatatttactgatttatcaaacaattttttaatataaatttaatatttataaaatttaataataaaaatttaatacttaattttacagcaatcaaaaattaaatttatcaaacgcaacctaaaataacaaaattcaaTCGTCTACTTCATAAACTTTTGTGAAACTAATCTTTTTTTAaacaatatatcaaataataattaaatatttttttaccaaacaaatgttatatatataaaagagagaAACCATTTAACACGTAGTAGCAGGAATACAGTTccacaatattttttaaaataaaaaatttagaaagatTAGATGACATGTGCGATATTGATAGAatgataaaataaacaaataaaaattaaatatttaaaaataattaagttatttttttaagAGTAAACAAttaaatagttatttttatttacttcaacTTATATTTTAATTGCTTTTATTTGAATGTTACTTTTTGTCACTTATATTaatgtgttgtaacattttagttattaaaccatttaaaatttttatttaaaatgatgatttgagTTACACCGTTACATTTTAGTTACATTTCAGTTTACCATTACACCGTTAACAGTAATTAATGGTCTAGTGACTAAAATTTTACAATATgttaacgtaaatgactaaaacgtaacatttcaaatataaatgactaaaatataacttgaaataaataaaaatgactatttttataaagATAAGGAAAATTGAAGTAATTATTTCATTGGTTTATAtgttagtaattttttaataatatttttatttaatcacaAAGCTGACGTGACCTTACCACCATTTTCATGTCTGTTTGGACACAGCTCAAGACCTGGCCTTTCCCTTCCCTGACTTCTATTTTAATTACTTTCTAGattctatttaaaatatatatttttaattgcataaacgaaattaaaaaaattattacgtattttttaattttaaaaataataaaaataactgtGGAAAAGCtcaaaatgtattaaattatatatatatatttattagaacTGTAAAACGACATCTATGTTGTCGTCTGTCGGCAATCtctttctttatttaaaaaatatgccACATTCGCTTCCACCTCCATCCACGTGTCTTACCCCTTTGATTCGTTATTAATTACACATTACGCCATTCCTACCAAGTCTCCTACCCCAATATTTTGTCCttcacaaaataatttatatatattttttatatttccgTATTTGTAATCATattaaactctaaattatatttaaattataatctaCTCCAACTCttaaatagtaatattaaaattcaatattaaaggtgattttggtttgatttgattcaattttttaaaaaaattttaaaccattCAACATAATTCAGTTTGATTCgatttgattattaattttttactttaaaattttaaatttatttttgataaaattaatttttttataattttttaatatatttgtaattatttagaaaaaaaaaaaagtaattaattttcCCCTTCTTATCACCATAAGATTCCCATTAAAATCAAACGTATAGGAATAAACTTTCtccaaaaaaaacaaagaaaaaccctAGTCCTTTCCGTAGCATATAACCCCACTTCCCTTCTTCATAAGCCTATAGTGTATAAATAAAGGTAATGAATTTACATGTTTGGTATGGATTATCAACCATGACTAAACTCCTCCTTAACTCATCACTCCCTATTTTCATACAATCCTTAGCAAAGAACCCTTGGCCTTTCCCTTGTTCTTCCTTATAATACAACCCTTTTCTTTTATAATCTCTTAGGGTTTTCATTTTTGATCATCACCTTTGTTGAAGAAATGGGTAATGGTGAGAAAAATTCAAGGAACTTTCATTTACACATACCCcaccttcatcatcatcatcaagggAAGAAGCAAGCAAAGGGTGTGCCAAAAGGGTGTTTGGCTATCAAAGTAGGACCAAAAGAAGAAGAACAACAAAGGTTTGTGGTGCCGGTTTTGTATTTTAATCATCCTTTGTTCATGCAATTGTTGAAAGAAGCTGAGGAAGAGTATGGGTTTGAGCAGAAGGGTATGATTACCATCCCTTGTCATGTAGAAGAGTTTAGGAATGTTCGTGGGTTGATTGATGGTGAAAAGtcacttcatcatcatcatcatcatcaccatcatgtTGGGTGTTTTAGGGtttgatgaaaagaaaaagaaaaaagttgttATTAACACCtcaaatgaagaaagaaaaaagggtttTTATGGTTTAGCAAGTGCCAAACAATACTAGGCCAACTTAACCATAAATGAAATAGGTTTGATTGTTAATTATTAGTGTATTAGCTTTGTAAATTTACGactgttttttttaatttgagagtgagataaaattgtaaattgaTGACTTGATTAATACGAATATTTTATCACTCCACCAGTAATTCAGTTCATAGTTGATTGCTTAAATTTGTTGAAACTCATACTCCCTTAATCAATGATCCCATATATATTTGGTTGGTGGATAAATGGGGATGAttatagaaaagaaaatatgatgaCAAAGGTTGATCATAATTGTAGTGCTTTAATTTGTTAGTATTTTTGTTTGGGACCATAATGGAAAAAGGAGGAGGAGCAAATGccctttttttgttctttctatccatttatatatattttttcaatgtTAAAGATGAAAACAAAATGAAGACAAGGTCCATTGGTAGGGACATGATTGCTTTAAGTTTTTGAAATATTGAGCACTATAAATGTGGAAATCAGTCTAAGCCATCGGGGATTTAAAGTATaccaaaaatattcttttatcaatttagtcctagatggtggctttaaaattatttttttagaattttctttttgatttcatttaaaaaatgggATAATTATGAaggtaaaattaattaaaatgtagcTATTTTGGATGAAAATTTCAGCATTCATAGTTGCCGAGATTGAGAATAGGTAGGAATTGAAAGCAAGTCAAAATTACAGTATAGACCATATTCACGAAATCCGGAGTCAATGGTAATTAATTCCTTGAAATAAGTGCAACACTTAAAGCTTCGGTGATTCgaatcataaataaaattttggattccaataaaaattttatgctACTTTATGtcattaattttgtaataaattcTATAAACTATTTTAAGAATTGTTTGTGTGTTGATTTAACTCGTTATTGTTAATGTAAGAGAATATAAAATTGAGTGTTTTAAAATATGTTGTCCATTAGAAAAAGTTAcaaataattctaaatttaatataaaacaaaaagtACTTGTGGGTGTTAGTGAATGAATAAAGGTAGGTGATGGGAATTGAAAGAGGTGTCGAGAGAGAGTGTGAAGAATGAAAGTCAGTAAATGGACGGTGGGTTCAATTAATACCCCTCCCCctgtttttggggtttagttatATGTAACTCCTTTCATTCATCCCAAGGGTTCTTTTTAGGGTTTATATGTTTTTTCATACTTCAATTTTGTTTTAATGTTtggattaaaatatattttggaaattagtttttatatttttatcttcagaaattttatttttttatttttttaattttaaaatttaagtttaataattctttttttttctaaaacaattaGGTTCATCGCAATGTCATAAGtgagatttttttaaattaaaatgttacactaataaatttaataaaaaaattaacggtATTGataattagacttgaattttaaaatgtgaaaaataaagGAACTAAAGTTCTAAAACTAAAAGTACatgaactaaatttcaaaattttaaagagtacatagacttatgatatattttaacctaaCATTTAACCTAGCACATGAattgtaaatttcaaaattaaaggtgcAAAGGAACTaagataaattgaaaaatattgattaaatttagaTACATAATATaagactaatagcataatttaactaATATCATTTGAGTcaagactaaaatattaaaatttaacaaatatagaaattaaaattaccaatttgaaaaatattaaaattaaatctataatagatattaaaattttattttttctatgttttccgtAGGGCACACACATCTGCATGCCCTCAAAACCAGACATTATAGGGAATTTACAAAGGACATTTGGGCCTTCGAGGTGGTGGAATTTGACTTCAAAATTGTGGtttgtattttaaattgattattaaattttaaaatatttcaattaagtCCTAAAATATTAGTATTGTATCTACCAAATCTTTCTACTAACATAATTATTAGCTTAGACATTAAATATTGTAA
It encodes the following:
- the LOC107948148 gene encoding auxin-responsive protein SAUR32, whose translation is MGNGEKNSRNFHLHIPHLHHHHQGKKQAKGVPKGCLAIKVGPKEEEQQRFVVPVLYFNHPLFMQLLKEAEEEYGFEQKGMITIPCHVEEFRNVRGLIDGEKSLHHHHHHHHHVGCFRV